Genomic window (Candidatus Krumholzibacteriota bacterium):
GCAGCCTGATAAAGAAAAAAATTTCCCTATCAGCCGATTTTTTCATCGATTTTTCGTATTTTAAACGAAAAACCGCACCGGCCTCTCGGACTTCTTTGGAGCTGGCGAAGGGAATTGAACCCCCAACCTACTGATTACAAATCAGTTGCTCTACCGGGTTGAGCTACGCCAGCAAAGGGCAGACCCTGCCCCCTAAAAATTTCAGGTGGTGAATAATAGGTTTACTGTAAGAACATGTCAAGAGAAAAAATACAAGGAATATACGCTCATAAAAAAAATTTTCAGAGGTCATCCCGCGCGGCATTTGATCGGGCGATCGGAGGGAAGAAAGCCTGCGCGAAACTTTCTACTTGACGCGCCTGGCCTGCTATGCTAGAATTCGGATTGTGGACAGTTGTCTCCAGGCCCTGAAAAAGGAGCTGTCCGGTTATACCTCACTTTGCTGGTAGAAGATAGAGAACGGGAACGAGACCCGCCAGGGGTTGACCCGCGAGAGGAGGGCAGAAAAAACTAAATCCACGGGAAAGATCAACCTTCCAACCCTGAAGAACTGGATGTGGATTGATTCAAATCCACGGTGAACCCTGCTTCAGGCCGATCAATCAACTGGAACCTGAAAAGGGATTGAAAGAAATATCCTTTTTCGATGTTGAATTTTGGAGGAACAAAAATGAAGAAGCTTATCGTACTGGCTGCGATGCTGGTTCTGCTTCCAGGTTTGCTCAATGCCGCTGAAATTACGCGAGAGGGCGATCCTGGATTTTTCTTTGGTTTCTATACCACCGCTAATGTGATCAGGGGCGAAACCTACTGCGACGAAGTTGCCGCCACGAACTTTGCCTGGATCTCCACATGTAATACCGGTGCAGACACCTTCTGTCTCCACTACTGGGATGATCTCGGATGGCCGATCGTCGGAACGACCTTTGCCGATGGCGAATGCTTCATCGTTGGCGACGCCAGCTACTATGTGGCTGAAGTCTGTATCACAGTCCCGTGCGACGCCGTAATCGGCCCCACGGGAATCAACAATCTCTGCGCTCACATGGCATACTGCGATGTCAACATCGAATGCCAGCCCGACAGCGCTGACTGTATCGACCCGAACACCTATGGTGGCGGCGAGCAGTACAACGTTTCCTGCTGTGAGCTCACAGTCGTCGAGACACCGCCCTCCCTCTACGTGCTTCAGGATACCCTCTATCTCGTAGAGCAGGGTCTGACAGCCGCGTACATCCCGTTCTCACTCTGCAACGGTGATCCCTGCGCGCCTCCGTCCGACTATAACTGGGTCATCACGAGCACCGGCGTTGTTGGTCCCGCGATCAACCAGAGCGGTACCCTCGTCGGCGTTCCTGGCGGAAAGTGCCTCGATGTCTATGGTATTATCAATGCCGGCGCTGCGAACATCTGCGACTATGATGTCCTGACGATCATCGCCTGGGATCTTACCGGGTCGGTCTATGACACATGCGTCCAGGAAATCCATGTTGTAGAGCCTGTGCCAGTACCTCTCTTCTCGACACCTGTAGTCACGATCCTGGTTCTTGCCATGATCCTCGCTGCCGCTGTCATCATGAAGAGGACTGCCATAAGCAAGGCCTAGAGATAGTAAGTACTTGCTAACTTTTTGACGTGAGGTATCAGTCTATTAATTTGGGCCACGGAAAGAAGCCAGAAGGTGAAGCGGGAGAAATCCGGAAAGGACGGTCTTTCCGGGGAGAGTTCATTACTTTCCTTATTCTCTTCTTTATCCTCTGGCTTTTTTCCTATATTCTCACTTTGAGGTTTCCCGGCTTTCTCGTCTCGGCAGGAAATTTCATCGCTTCAGAGATCGCCTGGCTGCTCTCGATCCTCTCTTACAGCCATACACTGAAAGATTCGACGCTTACCCTGTTTACCGCCCACGGGGGAGAACGCCTCGTGGTGATAGCCGAATGCACCGGGATCTATACGACTATCATCTACCTGTCGATAGTAGGTTCGTACCCGGCGAGGATAAGTGAAAAACTGGCGGGACTTCTCATAGGTATTCCGGCGATACACATTCTCAATCTTATCAGGATGGTCTTCGTAGCCCTCGTCCTCTATCATAAACGCGAACTTTTCGAATTCTTCCATGGATACCTCTGGCAGGGAAGCTTCCTGATTTTCATGCTGGTCCTTGTAGTCTTCTGGATGACAAAGATCGTCAAGCCCCGGAGGGCGCCTGACGCTAACGGGCCGGCTGAGGACGGATCGCCATGACGGCTGAAGGGCAGACCGAAAGAGACGGCAATGGGCAGAGCCTCCTGTGGTTCTTCCTCAGGTTCATAGCTGCTTCTCTCGCCCTTTTCGTGCTCCACATGAAAGCGGGATTCATCTATATGCGGCTTCTCGCCTGGGGCGCCAGGCCCCTTCTCGCCATCTTCGGCCAGGAGATCATTATGGAAAGGGCCGAATCGATAGCGGCCGAGGTCTCGCTTAACCCGGCGGTATTCCTCTCTCTCGTGATCGCCCTTTCCGGAGTGGCGGCGAGAAAAAAGATCACGGCGGCGATCGTCGGTACGGCGATACTGACCGCGGCAAACATCCTTACCGTCTTTCTTGTCTTTATGAGTTATTACATGAATAATGAAAAGCTCTGGACAGGCACGGAATTTCTCAATCTTACGATCAACTTCTTCCTGCCCCTGCTGCTGTTTATCATCCTGATGCCGATAAAAAGACTTTTTTTTACCGATCCTTCGTCTCTTTGAGCGCCGGCCCTTCAGCCCTGTCCTCGACGACATAGCCCAGCGCCAGTATCTCGCTCCGCAGCCGGTCGGCGAGCTCCCAGTCTTTTGACTTTCTCGCCTCTTCTCTTTTCTCGACAAGCAGGGAGACTTCCGCGGGTATCACCATCTCCGATCTCGGCAAACCTTCCCTGAAAAGCCCGAGTATCGTATCGAAAAGTTCGAAATGGCCGAGAAGCCTGCCTACCGCGTCCCGACCCGCTTCGGACATCCCTGGATTATCAGCCTTTATCCTGTTGATCTCCCTGACAAGCCGGAAGATATGACCGATAGCCTCACCGCTGTTGAAATCGTCGTCCATCGCCGCGATGAAATCTTTTCTCACCTCTTCGGCGAAATCGAGAAGTCTCGCGATCCCGTCTCCCGCCGTACTGCTTCCATCCTCAGGATCGTAGCGGGACAGCTCGTCGAGGTATACGCAGGTGTTCCTGATCCTTTCGAATCCCGATTCTGCTTCCTTCAGGCGGTCTCTGCCGAATTCCGTCCTGCTTCGGAAGTGGGTCGAGAGGAGGTAGAATCGAACGACCTCGCCCGAAAATTCCTGGCAGATATCCTCGATTGAGAAAAAATGTCCCGTCGACTTCGACATCTTTTCTCCGCGAAGGTTAAGAAGACCGTTATGCATCCAGTAATTGACGTAACTTTTTCCGGTCAGCGATTTGCTCTGCGCTATCTCATTCTCATGATGGGGAAATACGAGATCCTGCCCGCCCCCGTGCATATCCACCGTCTCTCCAAGATACTTCATCGACATCACCGAACATTCTATATGCCATCCGGGACGGCCCCTGCCCCAGGGCGAATCCCAGGCCGGTTCACCCTCCTTGGCCGCTTTCCACAAAGTGAAATCGAGGGCATCCTGCTTGCTTTCCCCGATCTCTATCCTCGCTCCAGCCCTGAGATCATCTATCTTCCTTCCCGACAACTCACCGTAAAACGGGCACTCCCTGACCTTGAAATAAACATCCCCTCCCGATTCGTATGC
Coding sequences:
- a CDS encoding cysteine--tRNA ligase gives rise to the protein MVLKVYDTLRRKKEEFKPVREGKVGIYFCGMTVQDKPHMGHMLAFVAGDMIKRYLRYSGYDVTYIQNFTDVDDKIIARANEEGKEYSEIAERYIGEYFKYEKELNILPADRYPRATDHIGDIIDMVSRLIDSGAAYESGGDVYFKVRECPFYGELSGRKIDDLRAGARIEIGESKQDALDFTLWKAAKEGEPAWDSPWGRGRPGWHIECSVMSMKYLGETVDMHGGGQDLVFPHHENEIAQSKSLTGKSYVNYWMHNGLLNLRGEKMSKSTGHFFSIEDICQEFSGEVVRFYLLSTHFRSRTEFGRDRLKEAESGFERIRNTCVYLDELSRYDPEDGSSTAGDGIARLLDFAEEVRKDFIAAMDDDFNSGEAIGHIFRLVREINRIKADNPGMSEAGRDAVGRLLGHFELFDTILGLFREGLPRSEMVIPAEVSLLVEKREEARKSKDWELADRLRSEILALGYVVEDRAEGPALKETKDR